A genome region from Scyliorhinus torazame isolate Kashiwa2021f chromosome 13, sScyTor2.1, whole genome shotgun sequence includes the following:
- the LOC140388573 gene encoding uncharacterized protein C3orf18-like, translated as MSLLIFDGSYNTSNMAASFLGLTPEAVHDNVTDKVTFQMVTMVTNGTSGTAIPPPNAETGRSSMGLVLLPVGIITILALTVAMVLYIRKRKRLEKLRHQLMPMYNFDPGEEQDELEQELLDHGRESASQASQSKILMPSQGSLQRPSRLVFTDVANAIHA; from the exons ATGTCGCTGCTAATATTCGACGGCAGCTACAACACATCCAACATGGCGGCCTCCTTCCTCGGCTTGACACCCGAAGCAGTGCATGACAATGTAACAGACAAGGTGACTTTTCAGATGGTAACCATGGTGACGAATGGCACCAGTGGCACTGCCATTCCACCACCTAATGCAGAAACCGGAAGGTCAAGTATGGGCCTGGTGCTACTACCAGTTGGAATTATCACTATTCTAGCTTTAACTGTGGCTATG GTCCTGTACATCAGGAAAAGGAAAAG GCTGGAAAAACTACGTCACCAGCTGATGCCCATGTACAACTTTGACCCTGGCGAGGAGCAGGATGAGCTGGAGCAGGAGCTGCTTGATCATGGCCGTGAATCAGCTTCGCAAGCATCCCAGAGCAAG ATTCTGATGCCGAGTCAAGGATCCTTGCAGAGGCCCAGCAGACTTGTATTCACTGATGTGGCCAATGCCATTCATGCCTGA